The following are from one region of the Acanthopagrus latus isolate v.2019 chromosome 2, fAcaLat1.1, whole genome shotgun sequence genome:
- the LOC119007578 gene encoding olfactory receptor 52D1, with the protein MNSSHPSVPVTFTLYSSLGVYNSALVICISVLYISGLCVNLFLILVICVESRLHKPMYILLVNLSVSGVIGSSSVCPSIIKHLTVSRQEASLEGCLTQAFLTNVYGSCMFCLLALMAYDRYVSICKPLLYHSIMTPAKVKLMLLLVYSILSLSSGIQVYLTSRLTLCRHTIHKLICDSLVIANLTCKKTTVISVYGLCCAICLIILPFVLVVLSYVHIFTVILKTSKQSQWKALQTCTPHLVAFINFSVASFSGFIYNRVSHQVPKTVNVFTGLNFFVIPPLLHPIIYGIKMQEVRQSIHKLMQEKNIHL; encoded by the coding sequence ATGAACAGCTCCCATCCCAGCGTCCCCGTCACCTTCACACTCTACAGCTCTCTTGGTGTTTATAACTCTGCACTGGTCATCTGCATCTCTGTCCTTTACATTTCAGGTTTGTGTGTCAATCTTTTCCTCATCCTGGTTATTTGTGTTGAATCTCGCCTTCACAAGCCGATGTACATTTTGTTGGTCAATCTGTCCGTGAGCGGAGTGATTGGCAGTTCATCTGTGTGTCCGAGTATCATCAAACACCTCACGGTGAGCCGGCAGGAGGCGTCTCTGGAAGGATGCTTAACACAAGCGTTCTTAACTAACGTGTATGGCAGCTGTATGTTTTGTCTGTTAGCGCTGATGGCCTACGATCGCTATGTTTCCATCTGTAAACCTCTGCTGTACCACTCCATCATGACCCCGGCTAAAGTCaaactgatgctgctgctggtttattCCATCCTGAGCTTGTCCTCAGGCATCCAGGTGTATCTGACATCCAGACTCACACTGTGCAGACACACCATCCACAAGCTTATATGTGACAGTTTAGTGATTGCAAACCTTACTTGTAAAAAGACCACTGTGATCAGTGTGTATGGTCTGTGCTGCGCCATCTGTCTCATCATCCTCCCTTTTGTTCTAGTTGTTCTGTCATATGTTCATATTTTCACAGTGATCCTAAAGACCTCGAAGCAGTCTCAGTGGAAGGCGCTGCAGACCTGCACCCCTCACTTGGTGGCATTTATTAATTTCTCCGTGGCCTCCTTCTCTGGTTTCATTTATAATCGTGTAAGTCATCAAGTTCCAAAAACAGTCAATGTCTTTACAGGTCTGaatttttttgtcattcctcctctgctgcatccCATAATTTATGGTATTAAAATGCAAGAGGTTCGACAAAGTATACACAAACTGATGCAGGAGAAAAATATACATCTGTGA
- the polr2d gene encoding DNA-directed RNA polymerase II subunit RPB4, producing the protein MAGGGGAAPPHVGDVEEDASQLLFPKEFENSETLLNSEVHMLLEHRKQQNESAEDEQELSEVFMKTLNYTARFSRFKNRETITAVRSLLLQKKLHKFELASLANLCPEAAEEAKALIPSLEGRFEDEELQQILDDIQTKRSFQY; encoded by the exons ATGGCGGGTGGAGGCGGCGCGGCTCCTCCGCACGTCGGTGATGTTGAAGAGGACgcttcacagctgctgtttcctaAAG AGTTTGAGAACTCGGAGACTCTGTTGAACTCGGAGGTCCACATGCTGCTGGAGCACCGGAAGCAGCAGAACGAGAGTGCGGAGGACGAGCAGGAGCTGTCTGAGGTCTTCATGAAGACTCTGAACTACACGGCCCGATTCAGCCGCTTCAAGAATAGAGAGACCATCACAGCCGTCcgcag tctcCTCCTGCAGAAGAAGCTCCACAAGTTCGAGTTGGCCAGTTTAGCAAATCTGTGTCCTGAAGCTGCCGAAGAGGCCAAAGCCCTGATCCCCAG tctggAGGGTCGGTTCGAGGacgaggagctgcagcagatccTCGATGACATCCAAACCAAGAGAAGCTTCCAGTACTGA
- the LOC119034078 gene encoding dual specificity protein phosphatase 14 yields MSVSQVCPGLYLSGLDSALNLGVLSSRNITLIVNACGLEDMSYPQLDGLQVLHVPIQDQPHAPLRHYFDPVAERIHKNQTGGTLVHCSAGRSRSPALIMAYLMRFAGLSLRRAHEVVLEQRPFIRPNAGFWRQLMDYERTLFSRNTVRMVRTSSGVLPEVLQDSEDTNITAAAAYCVNI; encoded by the exons ATGtctgtgtctcaggtgtgtccCGGTCTGTATCTCAGCGGTCTGGACTCGGCTCTGAACCTCGGGGTCCTGTCCAGCAGGAACATCACGCTCATCGTTAACGCCTGTGGGCTGGAGGACATGTCCTACCCTCAGCTGGATGGCCTGCAGGTCCTCCATGTCCCCATCCAAGACCAGCCTCATGCCCCGCTCAGGCACTACTTTGACCCGGTGGCAGAACGGATCCACAAGAACCAGACGGGGGGCACACTGGTCCACTGTAGCGCTGGCAGGAGCCGATCCCCGGCACTGATCATGGCCTACCTGATGAG ATTCGCAGGTCTGAGCCTCCGTAGGGCTCATGAAGTGGTTCTGGAGCAGCGACCATTCATACGACCCAACGCAGGATTCTGGAGGCAGCTGATGGACTACGAGAGGACTCTGTTCAGCCGGAACACGGTGAGGATGGTGAGGACGTCCAGCGGAGTCCTGCCTGAAGTTCTGCAGGactctgaggacacaaacatcactgcagcagcagcatactGTGTCAACATCTGA
- the LOC119034060 gene encoding uncharacterized protein LOC119034060 isoform X1, whose amino-acid sequence MKMQNQNRDQLSSPAVVIIPKVRYHPTIQIQTPAGGTRAKTGTSKNQRSRPAPVPQTDKKAVQEQRNNMMMQNHNRDGSNLTAPAVGQAQNTIIIPKVQYHPTIQIHTPAEGTRAKTRTCQNQKKRPAPVRHPHTDSQAVQEPTAQDDQLPVLRPGPGGGQKRSAQKLVQRPTSDPPQPPGQEPDRAPPKLDQIPLGLGVQVDSRVVEDVEVLTRGQRTNQNWFTWRKNRITASVAHSIAHCRFVNGKSKIPPASYLAAVTGERPRVQTRAMSWGVDMEAEVVQRYQRLKTAQFGHLVSVQDCGLFIDARRPWLAASPDGIVKDSQTGQWLLCLEVKCPYKHRHRRVEDACRDDPAFCLQIQEQDGGPPVYSLKTSHSYFTQIQVQLAVTGLQRADLVVFTLKETAIVPVTFDPDLWKETVSKLEMFYRDAILPHLREKSQQDTAAGWTPEM is encoded by the exons ATGAAAATGCAGAATCAGAACAGAGACCAGCTCAGCTCGCCAGCAGTTGTCATCATCCCGAAAGTCCGATACCACCCAACCATCCAGATCCAGACACCAGCAGGCGGAACACGGGCCAAAACCGGAACCAGTAAAAACCAGAGGAGCAGACCTGCTCCTGTGCCTCAGACTGACAAGAAGGCAGTCCAggagcagagga ACAACATGATGATGCAGAATCACAACAGAGACGGGTCCAACTTGACAGCACCTGCAGTGGGTCAGGCCCAGAACACCATCATCATCCCAAAGGTCCAATACCATCCAACCATCCAGATCCATACACCTGCAGAGGGGACAAGAGCCAAAACCAGAACCTGTCAAAACCAGAAGAAAAGACCTGCTCCTGTGCGCCACCCTCACACTGACAGTCAGGCAGTCCAGGAGCCGACTGCTCAGGATGatcaacttcctgttttaagACCAGGTCCTGGTGGAGGACAGAAACGGAGCGCTCAGAAACTTGTTCAGAGACCTACTTCAGATCCTCCACAACCTCCGGGCCAGGAACCTGACAGGGCCCCTCCCAAACTGGATCAGATTCCTCTGGGTCTGGGGGTCCAGGTGGACAGTCGTGTTGTGGAGGATGTGGAGGTTCTGACACGTGGACAAAGAACTAATCAGAACTGGTTCACCTGGAGGAAGAACCGGATCACAGCCTCGGTAGCTCACAGCATCGCTCACTGTCGCTTCGTCAACGGCAAGAGCAAGATCCCACCTGCCTCCTACCTGGCTGCTGTTACAG GTGAGCGGCCCAGAGTCCAAACCAGAGCCATGAGCTGGGGGGTCGACATGGAAGCGGAGGTGGTCCAAAGGTATCAG AGACTGAAGACCGCTCAGTTCGGTCACTTGGTCTCGGTTCAGGACTGCGGTCTCTTCATCGACGCTCGGCGGCCCTGGTTGGCTGCAAGTCCTGATGGCATCGTGAAGGACAGCCAGACCGGCCAATGGCTGCTCTGCCTGGAGGTGAAGTGTCcctacaaacacagacacagacggGTGGAGGACGCCTGCAGGGACGACCCCGCCTTCTGTCTGCAGATACAAGAGCAGGACGGAGGG CCTCCGGTCTACAGTCTGAAGACGTCTCACAGTTACTTCACACAGATCCAGGTCCAGCTGGCAGTGACAGGGCTGCAGCGGGCCGACCTCGTCGTCTTCACTCTGAAGGAGACGGCCATCGTcccagtgacctttgaccctgacCTGTGGAAGGAGACGGTGTCCAAACTGGAGATGTTTTACAGGGATGCCATCCTGCCTCACCTGAGAGAGAAGAGCCAGCAGgacacagcagcaggctggacACCAGAAATGTAG
- the LOC119034060 gene encoding uncharacterized protein LOC119034060 isoform X2, with amino-acid sequence MMMQNHNRDGSNLTAPAVGQAQNTIIIPKVQYHPTIQIHTPAEGTRAKTRTCQNQKKRPAPVRHPHTDSQAVQEPTAQDDQLPVLRPGPGGGQKRSAQKLVQRPTSDPPQPPGQEPDRAPPKLDQIPLGLGVQVDSRVVEDVEVLTRGQRTNQNWFTWRKNRITASVAHSIAHCRFVNGKSKIPPASYLAAVTGERPRVQTRAMSWGVDMEAEVVQRYQRLKTAQFGHLVSVQDCGLFIDARRPWLAASPDGIVKDSQTGQWLLCLEVKCPYKHRHRRVEDACRDDPAFCLQIQEQDGGPPVYSLKTSHSYFTQIQVQLAVTGLQRADLVVFTLKETAIVPVTFDPDLWKETVSKLEMFYRDAILPHLREKSQQDTAAGWTPEM; translated from the exons ATGATGATGCAGAATCACAACAGAGACGGGTCCAACTTGACAGCACCTGCAGTGGGTCAGGCCCAGAACACCATCATCATCCCAAAGGTCCAATACCATCCAACCATCCAGATCCATACACCTGCAGAGGGGACAAGAGCCAAAACCAGAACCTGTCAAAACCAGAAGAAAAGACCTGCTCCTGTGCGCCACCCTCACACTGACAGTCAGGCAGTCCAGGAGCCGACTGCTCAGGATGatcaacttcctgttttaagACCAGGTCCTGGTGGAGGACAGAAACGGAGCGCTCAGAAACTTGTTCAGAGACCTACTTCAGATCCTCCACAACCTCCGGGCCAGGAACCTGACAGGGCCCCTCCCAAACTGGATCAGATTCCTCTGGGTCTGGGGGTCCAGGTGGACAGTCGTGTTGTGGAGGATGTGGAGGTTCTGACACGTGGACAAAGAACTAATCAGAACTGGTTCACCTGGAGGAAGAACCGGATCACAGCCTCGGTAGCTCACAGCATCGCTCACTGTCGCTTCGTCAACGGCAAGAGCAAGATCCCACCTGCCTCCTACCTGGCTGCTGTTACAG GTGAGCGGCCCAGAGTCCAAACCAGAGCCATGAGCTGGGGGGTCGACATGGAAGCGGAGGTGGTCCAAAGGTATCAG AGACTGAAGACCGCTCAGTTCGGTCACTTGGTCTCGGTTCAGGACTGCGGTCTCTTCATCGACGCTCGGCGGCCCTGGTTGGCTGCAAGTCCTGATGGCATCGTGAAGGACAGCCAGACCGGCCAATGGCTGCTCTGCCTGGAGGTGAAGTGTCcctacaaacacagacacagacggGTGGAGGACGCCTGCAGGGACGACCCCGCCTTCTGTCTGCAGATACAAGAGCAGGACGGAGGG CCTCCGGTCTACAGTCTGAAGACGTCTCACAGTTACTTCACACAGATCCAGGTCCAGCTGGCAGTGACAGGGCTGCAGCGGGCCGACCTCGTCGTCTTCACTCTGAAGGAGACGGCCATCGTcccagtgacctttgaccctgacCTGTGGAAGGAGACGGTGTCCAAACTGGAGATGTTTTACAGGGATGCCATCCTGCCTCACCTGAGAGAGAAGAGCCAGCAGgacacagcagcaggctggacACCAGAAATGTAG
- the abcf3 gene encoding ATP-binding cassette sub-family F member 3 — translation MATYVDILKSEFPEIDSEVFNYITGVLDSGGADFEDGEEVYDAIGGVLQEVSADSKNEDDVRDICLQMFNTLKLNNHHGSQKQMLLDAPVQLSQISADNVTTVQDVQGIWMMKRAQNTTVDAKKLEKAEAKLKAKHERRNERDSQKGSSPLVLEEASASQASSKKDNRVDQSGKNRSYDIRIENFDVSFGERCLLQGAELSLAFGRRYGLIGRNGLGKTTLLKMLASRNLRVPAHISILHVEQEVAGDETAALQSVLESDTLREGLLGEEKTLNARIANGMADGTESVRLSEIYGKLEEIEADKAPARASVILAGLGFSPKMQQQTTKEFSGGWRMRLALARALFARPDLLLLDEPTNMLDVRAILWLENYLQTWQSTILVVSHDRNFLNAVVTDIIHLHSQRLDSYRGDYENFIKTKEDRLKNQHREYEAQLQYRQHIQVFIDRFRYNANRAAQVQSKLKLLEKLPELKPLEKETEVTLRFPDNFEKLSPPILQLDEVEFYYTADQRLFSGLNLSADLDSRICIVGENGAGKSTILKLLMGELTPVNGVRQAHRSLKIGYFSQHHVDQLDLNVCSVELLLNRFPGRTEEEYRHQLGGYGITGELATRPVASLSGGQKSRVAFAQMTMPCPNFYILDEPTNHLDMETIEALAKALNKFKGGVILVSHDERLIRLVCKELWVCETGKVRRIDGGFDEYRDILHEQFKKEGYL, via the exons ATGGCGACGTACGTGGACATTCTGAAGAGCGAGTTTCCTGAGATCGACTCGGAGGTGTTCAACTATATCACAG GTGTCCTGGACAGCGGCGGCGCAGACTtcgaggatggagaggaggtcTACGACGCCATTGGAGGAGTCCTGCAGGAAGTGTCTGCTGACAGTAAAAATGAGGACGATGTCAGAGACATCTGCCTCCAGATGTTCAACACGCTCAAACT GAACAACCATCACGGCTCTCAGAAGCAGATGCTGCTGGACGCTCCGGTGCAGCTCTCTCAGATCTCTGCAGACAACG TCACTACAGTACAAGATGTTCAGGGCATCTGGATGATGAAACGTGCTCAGAACACG ACGGTGGACGCAAAGAAACTGGAGAAGGCCGAGGCGAAGCTGAAAGCCAAACATGAACGCAGGAATGAGAGGGACTCTCAGAAGGGCTCCAGCCCGCT AGTCCTGGAGGAGGCGTCAGCCAGTCAGGCTAGCAGTAAGAAGGACAATCGAGTTGACCAATCAGGGAAGAATCGTAGCTACGACATCCGCATCGAGAACTTTGATGTGTCGTTTGGAGAGAG gtgtttGCTGCAGGGGGCGGAGCTGTCTCTGGCATTTGGCCGGCGGTACGGTCTGATTGGTAGGAACGGTCTGGGGAAGACGACATTGCTGAAGATGTTGGCGAGTCGTAACCTACGCGTCCCGGCTCACATCTCCATCCTCCACGTGGAACAGGAAGTGGCCGGAGATGAGACGGCAGCGCTGCAGAGTGTCCTGGAGAGCGACACGCTGAGGGAGGGGCTGctgggagaggagaagacactCAACGCTCGCATCGCCAATGGAAT gGCTGATGGGACGGAGAGCGTTCGACTGTCAGAGATCTACGGCAAGCTGGAGGAGATTGAGGCCGACAAAGCTCCAGCAAG AGCCTCCGTCATTCTGGCTGGTCTCGGATTCTCTCCCAAAATGCAACAGCAGACCACCAA ggagtTTTCAGGAGGGTGGAGGATGAGGTTGGCGTTGGCTCGTGCTCTCTTTGCTCG Accggacctgctgctgctggacg agccGACCAACATGTTGGATGTCAGAGCCATCCTGTGGTTGGAGAACTACCTGCAG ACGTGGCAGTCCACCATCTTGGTCGTCTCTCACGACAGAAACTTCCTCAACGCTGTGGTAACAGACATCATTCACCTGCACTCCCAGAGGCTGGACAGTTACCGCGGCGACTATGAAAACTTTATTAAAACCAAAGAAGACAGACTGAAGAACCAGCACAGAGAGTATGAGGCCCAGCTGCAGTACAGACAACACATACAG gtgttcaTCGACAGATTTCGTTACAACGCAAACAGAGCTGCTCAGGTCCAGAGCAAACTCAAACTGCTGGAGAAGCT acctgaactgaagCCCTTAGAGAAAGAAACTGAGGTCACTTTAAG GTTTCCAGATAACTTTGAGAAGTTGTCTCCTCCCATCCTGCAGCTGGATGAAGTGGAGTTTTATTACACTGCAGATCAGCGGCTCTTTTCCGGACTCAACCTGTCAGCTGACCTCGACTCCCGCATCTGCATC GTTGGTGAAAATGGTGCTGGTAAATCGACCATCCTCAAACTACTAATGGGCGAGTTGACGCCAGTCAACGGAGTCAGACAAGCTCACAG GAGCTTAAAGATCGGTTACTTCAGTCAGCATCACGTGGACCAGCTGGACCTGAACGTCTgctctgtggagctgctgctcaaCAGGTTCCCCG GTCGGACAGAGGAGGAGTATCGGCACCAGCTGGGAGGTTACGGTATCACCGGAGAGCTCGCCACGAGGCCTGTGGCCAGTCTGTCTGGAGGACAAAAGAGTCGAGTGGCCTTCGCACAGATGACCATGCCATG tCCAAACTTCTACATCTTGGACGAGCCGACCAATCACCTGGACATGGAGACCATCGAGGCTCTGGCCAAAGCTCTAAACAAGTTCAAG GGCGGGGTCATCCTGGTGTCCCACGACGAGCGTCTGATCCGGTTGGTGTGTAAGGAGCTGTGGGTGTGTGAAACTGGGAAAGTTCGACGCATCGATGGCGGTTTTGACGAGTACCGAGACATCTTGCACGAGCAGTTCAAGAAGGAGGGTTACCTGTGA